Proteins from a single region of Neomonachus schauinslandi chromosome 10, ASM220157v2, whole genome shotgun sequence:
- the LOC110587510 gene encoding 60S ribosomal protein L7a, giving the protein TQALDRQTATQLLKLAHKYRPETKQEKKQRLLARAEKKAAGKGDVPTKRPPVLRAGVNTVITLVENKKAQLVVIAHDVDPTELVVFLPALCRKMGVPYCIIKGKARLGRLVHRKTCTTVAFTQVNSEDKGALAKLVEAIRTNYNDRYDEIHRHWGGNILGPKSVACIAKLEKAKAKELATKLG; this is encoded by the coding sequence ACCCAGGCCTTGGACCGCCAGACAGCTACTCAACTGCTTAAGCTGGCCCACAAGTACAGACCAGAGACAAAGCAGGAGAAGAAGCAGAGATTGTTGGCCCGGGCCGAGAAGAAAGCTGCGGGCAAAGGGGATGTCCCCACTAAGAGGCCACCTGTCCTTCGAGCTGGGGTTAACACTGTCATCACCTTGGTGGAAAACAAGAAGGCTCAGCTGGTAGTGATTGCACATGATGTGGATCCCACTGAGCTGGTGGTTTTCCTGCCTGCCCTGTGTCGTAAGATGGGGGTTCCCTACTGCATTATCAAGGGGAAGGCCAGGCTGGGGCGTCTGGTCCACAGGAAGACCTGCACCACTGTCGCCTTCACACAGGTCAACTCGGAAGACAAAGGAGCTCTGGCAAAGCTGGTGGAAGCCATCAGGACCAATTACAATGACAGATACGATGAGATCCACCGCCACTGGGGAGGCAACATCCTGGGTCCGAAGTCTGTGGCTTGCATTGccaagctggaaaaggcaaaggctAAAGAACTGGCCACCAAACTGGGCTGA